CTCGGGGTAGCTCGAGCACTCCATGTCCGTGAAGTAGAGGCACACGTTTGGCTGTATCCCCCGTTGGTCGAGCCATTCGAAGCCCGGGCGGAAGTCGGTGCCACCCCGGCCCTTGAGGGCGATCTCTTCGGGGAAATCGTCGGGCCCGTACTCGGCCGCGTCCTGCAACGCGGCGTCGACCTGGAGCACGAAAACCCTCTCGGGGCGGATTTCGTCAACGACTTCACGCAGTTCCGCCCAGAACTCGGCCAGGGTCTGGCCCGGAACGGAACCCGAGGTGTCGATGATGACCGCGATCGTGTCGATACCCTCGGAGCAGATCGAGGGCAGGTAGAGGCCCGAGTCGATGAAGCGGCGATTGGGTGCGCTCCAACTGTAGTCGCGCTTGGCGGCGTCGGTCATGTAGCGTCGCAGGAGCGTGCGCCAGTCGAGCGTGCTCGCATGGGCATTGCGGACCGTCTCCTCGACGCCTCCGGGCGTCTTGCCCTCGGCCCTGGCGATGCTCAGGGCCTGGTGCATGGCCTCGTCCCAGGCCTGCTCCTCGGCGGCGGTGTCCACCGGCGTCTTGGAGGGATCGGAGCCTTCGCCTGAGCGGGAGTCGGCGTCCATGACCTCGCCTGTGCCGGAAGGATCGTGACTCGGCGGGGCATCGGATGCGTCGTCCTGCTGCTGGGGGCTCCCTTCCTCGCCTTCGCCACCACCGGTGGGGGCCGACGGATCGCCGGACTCATCGCCGTTGGTGCCGGGAGGCGGCTGGCCGCCCGCCGCGGCGCTCGCGTTGTCGGCATCCTGGGACGCGTTCCCTTCGTCACCGGAATCGCCCTCCCCGTGCTCTGGCAACCGGTCGTACGCCTGCTCCACGCTCAGATCCTCCCAGGCTTCGGCGTCGGGCGGGAGCGTGAAGCCGGCATCCCGCAAGAGCGCGTGTGTGACGAGCTGCGAGGCCGTCTGCCACCGTTCCGGGTCCCGTTCACCCCGGCGCGTGTGATGTTTCAAGGCGCACGCCATCACCACCCGCGCCATGGCGGTCTCGATCAGGTGCGCGTCGGTCTCCGCTACCCAATCGGGCGAGTA
This sequence is a window from Deltaproteobacteria bacterium. Protein-coding genes within it:
- a CDS encoding VWA-like domain-containing protein, which encodes MADNAHDESALRVSDCVTELLRKQPFFGSLVLRLPLRADLTRRTLASDGREIRYSPDWVAETDAHLIETAMARVVMACALKHHTRRGERDPERWQTASQLVTHALLRDAGFTLPPDAEAWEDLSVEQAYDRLPEHGEGDSGDEGNASQDADNASAAAGGQPPPGTNGDESGDPSAPTGGGEGEEGSPQQQDDASDAPPSHDPSGTGEVMDADSRSGEGSDPSKTPVDTAAEEQAWDEAMHQALSIARAEGKTPGGVEETVRNAHASTLDWRTLLRRYMTDAAKRDYSWSAPNRRFIDSGLYLPSICSEGIDTIAVIIDTSGSVPGQTLAEFWAELREVVDEIRPERVFVLQVDAALQDAAEYGPDDFPEEIALKGRGGTDFRPGFEWLDQRGIQPNVCLYFTDMECSSYPETEPDIGVLWVNWGVPPSDRNRQPWGERIDITA